In Janibacter cremeus, a genomic segment contains:
- the uvrB gene encoding excinuclease ABC subunit UvrB, with product MRPVTDLQRTVAPFEVVSEFEPAGDQPTAIADLAGRVRAGEEDIVLLGATGTGKSATTAWLIEEVQRPTLVMAPNKTLAAQLANEFRDLLPNNAVEYFVSYYDYFQPEAYVPQSDTYIEKDSSVNEEVERLRHSATNSLLTRRDVVVVASVSCIYGLGTPQEYVDRMVTLKIGEEIERDDLLRQFVTMQYTRNDLAFTRGTFRVRGDTVEIIPMYEELAVRIEFFGDEIERIHTLHPLTGEVVREESEIHIFPATHYVAGPERMERAVHGIETELATRLEDLERQGKMLEAQRLRMRTTYDIEMMRQIGSCAGIENYSMHIDGREPGSAPNCLLDYFPEDFLLVIDESHQTVPQIGAMYEGDASRKRTLVEHGFRLPSAMDNRPLTWEEFLERIGQTVYLSATPGDYEMAKSDGHVEQVIRPTGLIDPEVVLKPTKGQIDDLLHEIRERAERDERVLVTTLTKKMAEDLTDYLLDRGVRVRYLHSDIDTLRRVELLRELRLGEYDVLVGINLLREGLDLPEVSLVSILDADKEGFLRSARSLIQTIGRAARNVSGQVHMYADKVTPSMQEALDETNRRREKQIAYNRERGLDPQPLRKRIADITDMLQREDADTDELLGSARAQSRGKSTRSASSAPAEGRERDLPATELARLIQELTDQMHQAATDLHFELAARLRDEIGDLKKELRQMTAATR from the coding sequence GCACGGTGGCTCCCTTCGAGGTCGTCTCGGAGTTCGAGCCCGCCGGCGACCAGCCCACCGCCATCGCCGATCTCGCGGGCCGGGTCAGGGCGGGGGAGGAGGACATCGTCCTGCTCGGCGCCACGGGTACCGGCAAGTCGGCGACGACGGCGTGGCTCATCGAGGAGGTCCAGCGGCCGACGCTGGTCATGGCCCCGAACAAGACGCTGGCGGCGCAACTGGCCAACGAGTTCCGTGATCTGCTGCCCAACAATGCCGTCGAGTACTTCGTCAGTTACTACGACTACTTCCAACCCGAGGCCTACGTCCCACAGAGCGACACCTACATCGAGAAGGACTCATCGGTCAACGAGGAGGTCGAGCGTCTACGCCACTCGGCGACCAACAGCCTGCTCACCCGTCGCGACGTGGTCGTCGTGGCCTCGGTGTCCTGCATCTACGGCCTGGGGACCCCGCAGGAGTACGTGGACCGGATGGTGACCCTGAAGATCGGGGAGGAGATCGAGCGTGACGACCTGCTGCGCCAGTTCGTGACGATGCAATACACCCGCAACGACCTGGCCTTCACCCGTGGGACCTTCCGGGTACGTGGCGACACCGTCGAGATCATCCCGATGTACGAGGAGCTCGCGGTGCGCATCGAGTTCTTCGGCGACGAGATCGAGCGGATCCACACCCTGCACCCGCTCACCGGTGAGGTCGTGCGCGAGGAGAGCGAGATCCACATCTTCCCGGCGACGCACTACGTCGCCGGTCCGGAGCGGATGGAGCGAGCGGTCCACGGGATCGAGACCGAGCTGGCGACGCGGCTGGAGGACCTGGAGCGGCAGGGCAAGATGCTCGAGGCCCAGCGACTGCGCATGCGCACCACCTACGACATCGAGATGATGCGTCAGATCGGCTCCTGCGCCGGCATCGAGAACTACTCGATGCACATCGACGGCCGCGAGCCGGGCAGCGCGCCCAACTGCCTCCTGGACTACTTCCCCGAGGACTTCCTGCTCGTCATCGACGAGTCCCACCAGACAGTGCCCCAGATCGGGGCGATGTACGAGGGCGACGCCTCCCGCAAGCGCACCCTGGTCGAGCACGGGTTCCGCCTGCCGAGCGCCATGGACAACCGGCCGCTGACGTGGGAGGAGTTCCTCGAGCGCATCGGCCAGACCGTCTACCTCTCGGCGACGCCCGGGGACTACGAGATGGCCAAGTCCGACGGCCATGTCGAGCAGGTGATCCGTCCGACCGGACTCATCGACCCGGAGGTGGTTCTGAAGCCGACCAAGGGGCAGATCGACGACCTCCTGCACGAGATCCGGGAGCGGGCGGAGCGTGATGAGCGCGTGCTCGTGACGACGCTGACGAAGAAGATGGCCGAGGACCTCACCGACTATCTGCTGGACAGAGGGGTGCGGGTGCGCTATCTCCACTCGGACATCGACACCCTGCGCCGGGTGGAGCTGCTGCGGGAGTTGCGGCTGGGGGAGTACGACGTGCTCGTCGGCATCAACCTGCTGCGCGAGGGCCTGGACTTGCCCGAGGTGTCCCTGGTGAGCATCCTGGACGCCGACAAGGAGGGTTTCCTGCGCAGCGCGCGCTCGCTGATCCAGACGATCGGTCGCGCGGCCCGCAACGTCTCCGGCCAGGTGCACATGTACGCCGACAAGGTCACGCCGTCGATGCAGGAGGCACTCGACGAGACCAACCGTCGTCGGGAGAAGCAAATCGCCTACAACCGGGAGCGCGGTCTGGACCCGCAGCCGTTGCGCAAGCGGATCGCGGACATCACCGACATGCTGCAGCGCGAGGACGCCGATACCGACGAGTTGCTCGGCTCCGCCCGTGCCCAGTCGCGCGGCAAGTCGACCCGCTCGGCGTCGAGCGCGCCGGCGGAGGGCCGTGAGCGTGACCTTCCGGCGACCGAGCTGGCTCGTCTCATCCAGGAGCTGACCGACCAGATGCACCAGGCGGCCACGGACCTGCACTTCGAGCTCGCCGCCCGGCTGCGGGACGAGATTGGTGACCTGAAGAAGGAGCTGCGCCAGATGACGGCAGCCACACGCTGA
- a CDS encoding TerC family protein — protein sequence MVVPTWAWLLTLGVAAVILVFDVIWVARNPHVPSTREVSVVLGVYITAAVLFGVGMWFMAGPARGTEFFAGWLTEYSLSIDNLFIFLLIMAKFGVPQKYQQTALLWGIIIAIVLRTIFIFLGAAAINQFSWVFYIFGAFLIYTAIKLATEGDTEDEYEENRVVTWMQKALPSTTEWSSKLLTKKNAKLVVTPMFIAVFALGMTDLLFAFDSIPAVYGLTQEPYIVLTANLFALMGLRQLYFLIGGLLKKLVYLTVGLSVLLAFIGVKLILHALHENDVPFINGGESLSVPEIPIGVSLGAIVVILGVTTIASLRKTKKDEQARARSGN from the coding sequence ATGGTCGTGCCCACCTGGGCCTGGCTCCTCACGCTCGGCGTGGCCGCGGTCATCCTCGTCTTCGACGTCATCTGGGTGGCCCGCAACCCCCACGTCCCCTCCACCCGTGAGGTCTCCGTCGTCCTGGGCGTCTACATCACGGCGGCCGTCCTCTTCGGCGTCGGGATGTGGTTCATGGCCGGTCCTGCCCGAGGGACGGAGTTCTTCGCAGGATGGTTGACGGAGTACTCGCTCTCCATCGACAACCTGTTCATCTTCCTGCTGATCATGGCGAAGTTCGGGGTGCCGCAGAAGTACCAGCAGACGGCCCTGCTGTGGGGGATCATCATCGCGATCGTCCTGCGCACGATCTTCATCTTCCTCGGTGCCGCGGCGATCAACCAGTTCTCCTGGGTCTTCTACATCTTCGGTGCCTTCCTCATCTACACCGCGATCAAGCTGGCCACCGAGGGCGACACAGAGGACGAGTACGAGGAGAACCGGGTCGTCACCTGGATGCAGAAGGCCCTGCCCAGCACGACGGAGTGGTCCTCGAAGCTGCTGACGAAGAAGAACGCGAAGCTGGTCGTCACCCCGATGTTCATCGCGGTCTTCGCCCTGGGCATGACCGACCTGCTCTTCGCGTTCGACTCCATCCCGGCGGTCTACGGGTTGACCCAGGAGCCGTACATCGTGCTGACGGCCAATCTGTTCGCGCTGATGGGTCTGCGTCAGCTGTACTTCCTCATCGGCGGCCTGCTGAAGAAGCTGGTCTACCTCACCGTCGGTCTGTCCGTGCTGCTCGCCTTCATCGGCGTCAAGCTGATCCTGCACGCCCTCCACGAGAACGATGTGCCGTTCATCAACGGTGGGGAGTCGCTCTCGGTCCCGGAGATCCCGATCGGTGTCTCCCTCGGTGCCATCGTCGTCATCCTCGGCGTCACGACGATCGCCAGCCTGCGCAAGACGAAGAAGGACGAGCAGGCCAGGGCCCGCTCCGGCAACTGA
- a CDS encoding EamA family transporter encodes MVTTPRFVPAPLLVLGAVVSVQFGGALAATLVPQIGAAGSVVLRLGFATAVLLAVARPRWRGHSARAWLTVVAFGVAMGLMNFAFYGSLAHLPIGVAVTIEFTGPLTLAAVLSRRPRDLLAVAAAAIGVLLISQALSVPLAELEGTGILLALLAGVCWAGYIIFSGRAGAEFPALEGLALAMVVAMLVVLPFGLWDVTVHGTSAWTGAVVLTGLGVAILSSVLPYSLELLALRRLPAKVFGILLSLEPAVAALAGLVVLGQRLDPVQLGGMVLVVLASTMVLGLGARSEREPSAT; translated from the coding sequence GTGGTGACGACACCACGGTTCGTCCCGGCACCTCTCCTCGTCCTGGGCGCCGTGGTCTCCGTCCAGTTCGGCGGAGCGCTCGCGGCCACCCTCGTGCCCCAGATCGGCGCCGCCGGCTCCGTGGTTCTGCGCCTTGGTTTCGCCACCGCCGTCCTGCTGGCCGTTGCGCGTCCACGCTGGCGCGGGCACAGCGCCCGCGCGTGGCTGACCGTCGTGGCCTTCGGAGTGGCGATGGGGCTGATGAACTTCGCCTTCTACGGGTCGCTCGCGCACCTGCCCATCGGCGTGGCCGTCACCATCGAGTTCACCGGCCCGCTCACCCTGGCCGCCGTCCTCTCCCGTCGTCCGCGGGACCTGCTTGCAGTCGCCGCAGCCGCCATCGGCGTCCTGCTCATCTCGCAGGCGCTCAGCGTCCCACTGGCCGAGCTCGAGGGGACCGGGATCCTCCTCGCGCTCCTCGCAGGCGTCTGCTGGGCCGGCTACATCATCTTCTCCGGTCGGGCGGGTGCCGAGTTTCCTGCGCTCGAGGGCCTGGCGCTGGCCATGGTCGTCGCCATGCTCGTCGTGCTCCCCTTCGGCCTCTGGGACGTCACCGTGCACGGGACGAGCGCCTGGACCGGTGCTGTCGTCCTCACCGGCCTCGGAGTCGCCATCCTGTCCTCGGTCCTGCCGTACTCGCTCGAGCTGCTCGCCCTGCGGCGGCTTCCGGCGAAGGTCTTCGGCATCCTGCTCAGCCTCGAGCCGGCGGTCGCCGCCCTCGCCGGTCTCGTCGTGCTCGGGCAACGACTGGACCCGGTCCAGCTCGGCGGGATGGTCCTCGTCGTCCTGGCAAGCACGATGGTCCTCGGCCTCGGCGCCCGCAGCGAGCGGGAGCCGTCGGCCACCTGA
- a CDS encoding MBL fold metallo-hydrolase has protein sequence MTTTYDPDVQPAGPVAVRTLPALTIRKMSVSQMHNNVYLLTCASTGEQLLIDAADEADRINELIATGGAGLSHLVTTHQHWDHVRALTEISRDHTPQMYAGEDDAPALPVRPDHRLRHGDTIRFGDVLLDVIHLRGHTPGSVALAYDDPEGHVHLFTGDSLFPGGVGATDRPGQSFESLYVDVTDRVFDVYDDDTWVYPGHGGDTTLGAERPHLQEWRERGW, from the coding sequence ATGACCACCACCTACGACCCCGACGTCCAGCCCGCAGGCCCGGTGGCGGTACGCACGCTCCCCGCGCTGACGATCCGCAAGATGTCCGTCTCGCAGATGCACAACAACGTCTACCTGCTCACGTGCGCCAGCACTGGTGAGCAGTTGCTCATCGACGCCGCGGACGAGGCCGACCGGATCAACGAGCTCATCGCCACCGGAGGTGCCGGGCTCTCCCACCTGGTGACCACTCACCAGCACTGGGACCACGTGCGCGCCCTGACCGAGATCAGCCGCGACCACACACCTCAGATGTACGCCGGGGAGGACGACGCGCCGGCCCTGCCCGTGCGCCCCGACCACCGGCTGCGCCACGGCGACACCATCCGCTTCGGTGACGTGCTCCTGGACGTCATCCACCTGCGTGGGCACACCCCCGGCTCGGTGGCCCTGGCCTACGACGACCCGGAGGGGCACGTCCACCTCTTCACCGGCGACAGCCTCTTCCCCGGTGGCGTCGGGGCCACCGACCGGCCCGGTCAGAGCTTCGAGTCGCTCTACGTCGACGTGACCGACCGCGTCTTCGACGTCTACGACGACGACACGTGGGTCTACCCCGGTCACGGCGGCGACACCACGCTCGGCGCGGAGCGACCGCACCTGCAGGAGTGGCGAGAGCGCGGGTGGTGA
- a CDS encoding glycoside hydrolase family 15 protein has translation MSTPIEDYAAVGDTETAALISRKGSVDWLCLPRFDSASCFTALLGTREHGRWLIGTVDEATTTRSYRDDTFILETEHRTATGLVRVTDVMPLSDGRADLIRVVEGLEGEVEMEHEWIVRTNYGLIRPWVAHSAGHERDEDVITAIAGNDMLVLRGSRLPHADHGHHYDRWTVRAGEHYNFSTTWFASYKPIPPPLDIRARITATHERSQAWAARCTYEGPYREAVVRSLLTLRLLTDTRRGGIVAAATTSLPEDFGGVRNWDYRYCWLRDASLALESLLKSGYVGATKLWRDWLVRAIAGDPADMQIMYAVDGGRELPERELDHLPGYADSRPVRVGNGAVDQRQTDVLGEVMIALEDARAQGLAESPQSWAIQRAMVDELARHWQERDHGLWEMRGPKQHFTHSRVMVWAAFDRAIRGVEIHGYEGDVELWRDLRDRVRADILDRGWNEARQTFTQHYETDEVDASLLQIPMVGFLPPQDPRVLGTIAAIEHDLMRDGFLLRYRTESGVDGLTGDEHPFLACSWWLVSAYALTGQLDKGHGLMRRLVALLNDVGLIAEEYDVAGGRQVGNFPQAFSHLTLIGAAYALRDAEDPTHPSHPVEDH, from the coding sequence ATGAGCACCCCCATCGAGGACTACGCAGCCGTCGGCGACACGGAGACCGCCGCCCTCATCTCACGCAAGGGCTCGGTGGACTGGCTGTGCCTCCCGCGCTTCGACTCGGCCTCCTGCTTCACGGCCCTCCTGGGCACGCGCGAGCACGGACGGTGGCTCATCGGCACCGTGGACGAGGCCACGACCACGCGCTCCTACCGCGACGACACCTTCATCCTCGAGACCGAGCACCGCACGGCCACGGGGCTCGTCCGTGTGACGGACGTCATGCCGCTGAGCGACGGCCGCGCGGACCTGATCCGAGTCGTCGAGGGGCTGGAGGGCGAGGTCGAGATGGAGCACGAGTGGATCGTGCGGACCAACTACGGGCTGATCCGCCCGTGGGTCGCCCACTCCGCCGGTCACGAGCGCGACGAGGACGTCATCACCGCCATCGCCGGCAACGACATGCTCGTCCTGCGCGGCTCGCGGCTCCCGCACGCCGACCACGGACACCACTACGACCGGTGGACCGTCCGCGCCGGCGAGCACTACAACTTCTCGACCACGTGGTTCGCCTCGTACAAACCGATCCCGCCACCGCTGGACATCCGGGCCCGGATCACCGCGACGCACGAGCGCTCGCAGGCATGGGCAGCGCGCTGCACCTACGAGGGGCCGTACCGCGAGGCCGTCGTCCGCTCGCTGTTGACCCTGCGGTTGCTCACCGACACCCGTCGCGGCGGCATCGTCGCCGCAGCCACCACGAGCCTGCCGGAGGACTTCGGGGGCGTGCGCAACTGGGACTACCGCTACTGCTGGCTGCGGGACGCGTCGCTCGCGCTCGAGTCGCTCCTGAAGTCCGGGTACGTGGGCGCCACCAAGCTCTGGCGGGACTGGCTGGTCCGGGCCATCGCCGGTGACCCGGCGGACATGCAGATCATGTACGCGGTCGACGGTGGCCGGGAGCTGCCCGAGCGCGAGCTCGACCACTTGCCCGGGTACGCGGACTCGCGGCCCGTCCGGGTCGGAAACGGAGCCGTCGACCAGCGGCAGACCGACGTCCTGGGAGAGGTCATGATCGCCCTGGAGGACGCGCGGGCACAGGGGCTGGCGGAGTCGCCGCAGTCCTGGGCCATCCAGCGAGCAATGGTCGACGAGCTGGCCCGGCACTGGCAGGAGCGCGACCACGGCCTCTGGGAGATGCGCGGCCCCAAGCAGCACTTCACCCACTCGCGGGTCATGGTGTGGGCAGCCTTCGACCGGGCGATCCGTGGCGTGGAGATCCACGGCTACGAGGGTGACGTCGAGCTGTGGCGCGATCTTCGTGACCGGGTACGCGCCGACATCCTCGACAGGGGCTGGAACGAGGCAAGGCAAACCTTCACCCAGCACTACGAGACGGACGAGGTCGACGCCTCGCTGCTCCAGATCCCCATGGTCGGGTTCCTGCCCCCGCAGGACCCCCGGGTGCTCGGCACCATCGCGGCGATCGAGCACGACCTCATGCGGGACGGTTTCCTGCTGCGGTACCGCACGGAGAGCGGGGTCGACGGCCTCACCGGGGACGAGCACCCCTTCCTCGCCTGTTCGTGGTGGCTCGTGAGCGCCTACGCGCTCACCGGTCAGCTGGACAAGGGACACGGGCTCATGCGGCGCCTGGTCGCCCTGCTCAACGACGTCGGCCTCATCGCCGAGGAGTACGACGTCGCCGGTGGGCGCCAGGTCGGCAACTTCCCCCAGGCCTTCAGCCACCTCACCCTCATCGGCGCCGCATACGCACTGCGGGATGCCGAGGACCCCACCCACCCCAGCCACCCCGTGGAGGACCACTGA
- the uvrA gene encoding excinuclease ABC subunit UvrA, producing the protein MTVAKAAGSRLHDRIVVQGAREHNLKNIHIDIPRDSLVVFTGLSGSGKSSLAFDTIFAEGQRRYVESLSAYARQFLGQMDKPDVDFIEGLSPAVSIDQKSTNRNPRSTVGTITEVHDYLRLLFARVGRPHCPVCGERITRQSPQQIVDRLLELPERTRFQVLAPVVRARKGEFVDLFAELRAKGYSRALVDGEVVSLSEPPTLEKQVKHTIDVVVDRLVAKGAEDRANKQRLTDSVETALGLAGGVVVVDFVDLAEEDPQRQRRYSETMACPNDHPLDIDEIEPRSFSFNSPFGACPVCTGLGTELEVDSELIVPDDDLSLGEGAIAPWAKGTQSAQYFQRTMAALGDDLSFDMDTPWRALPERARTALLHGHKHKVHVRYRNRFGRERAYSTGFEGAVSFVKRRHAETESDWSRERYEGYMREIPCPTCNGTRLKPESLAVLVGGYSIADVSSMSIARAAGFLGTVDFTDRELQIAEQVIKEIDARLGFLLDVGLEYLSLSRAAGTLSGGEAQRIRLATQIGSGLVGVLYVLDEPSIGLHQRDNHRLIETLTRLRDLGNTLIVVEHDEDTIASSDWVVDIGPGAGEHGGDVVHSGPLSQLLTNERSATGRYLSGDLEIPLPTSRRPQRPGRELSVRGAREHNLHDIDVCFPLGNFIAITGVSGSGKSTLVNDILYRVLANKLNGARQVPGRHKTVTGLEHLDKVVHVDQSPIGRTPRSNPATYTGVFDHVRRLFAETSEAKVRGYQPGRFSFNVKGGRCDACSGDGTLKIEMNFLPDVYVPCEVCHGARYNRETLEVHFKGKNIAEVLDMPIEEAEDFFAAVPAIARHMKTLNAVGLGYVRLGQPATTLSGGEAQRVKLASELQKRSNGRTVYVLDEPTTGLHFEDIRKLLLVLQGLVDKGNTVLVIEHNLDVVKSADWVIDLGPEGGDGGGRVVATGTPEGVAAGSDSYTGQFLAPVLAKSDTVPVIGELVEDEPATPAKGAGKKKNAKKSTKKAAATRKATAAAEPTAARTASTRAPAAKKPGVSSAASAAARRAKKAG; encoded by the coding sequence GTGACTGTTGCCAAGGCCGCTGGTTCCCGACTGCACGACCGGATCGTCGTCCAGGGGGCTCGCGAGCACAATCTCAAGAACATCCACATCGACATCCCACGGGACTCGCTCGTGGTCTTCACCGGCCTGTCCGGGTCGGGCAAGTCCTCGCTCGCCTTCGACACCATCTTCGCCGAGGGCCAGCGTCGGTACGTCGAGTCGCTGTCCGCTTACGCCCGTCAGTTCCTCGGGCAGATGGACAAACCCGACGTCGACTTCATCGAGGGCCTGTCACCGGCGGTGTCGATCGACCAGAAGTCGACGAATCGCAACCCCCGCTCGACCGTCGGCACGATCACCGAGGTCCACGACTACCTCCGTCTGCTCTTCGCCCGCGTCGGTCGCCCGCACTGCCCCGTCTGCGGCGAGCGCATCACCCGGCAGAGCCCGCAGCAGATCGTCGACCGGTTGCTCGAGCTGCCGGAGCGAACCCGCTTCCAGGTGCTCGCCCCCGTGGTGCGGGCGCGCAAGGGGGAGTTCGTCGACCTCTTCGCCGAGCTGCGGGCGAAGGGGTACAGCCGCGCCCTCGTCGACGGCGAGGTCGTCTCGCTCTCGGAGCCACCGACGCTGGAGAAGCAGGTCAAGCACACCATCGACGTGGTCGTGGACCGGCTCGTGGCGAAGGGGGCCGAGGACCGGGCCAACAAGCAGCGCCTGACCGACTCGGTCGAGACCGCACTGGGCCTGGCCGGGGGCGTCGTCGTCGTCGACTTCGTCGACCTGGCGGAGGAGGACCCGCAGCGTCAGCGGCGCTACTCGGAGACGATGGCCTGCCCCAACGACCACCCCCTGGATATCGACGAGATCGAGCCGCGCTCGTTCTCCTTCAACTCCCCCTTCGGCGCCTGCCCGGTCTGCACCGGTCTGGGTACGGAGCTGGAGGTCGACTCGGAACTCATCGTCCCGGACGACGACCTGAGCCTCGGTGAGGGAGCCATCGCTCCCTGGGCCAAGGGGACCCAGTCGGCGCAGTACTTCCAGCGGACGATGGCCGCGCTCGGTGACGACCTCAGCTTCGACATGGACACCCCGTGGCGGGCGCTGCCGGAGCGGGCGCGGACGGCCCTGCTGCACGGACACAAGCACAAGGTGCACGTGCGCTACCGCAACCGCTTCGGGAGGGAGCGTGCCTACAGCACGGGCTTCGAGGGGGCCGTCTCCTTCGTCAAGCGTCGGCACGCGGAGACCGAGTCGGACTGGAGCCGAGAGCGCTACGAGGGCTACATGCGCGAGATCCCGTGCCCGACGTGCAACGGGACCCGTTTGAAGCCCGAGTCCTTGGCCGTCCTCGTCGGGGGGTACAGCATCGCCGACGTCTCGTCGATGTCCATCGCCCGGGCCGCCGGCTTCCTGGGCACCGTGGACTTCACCGACCGTGAGCTGCAGATCGCCGAGCAGGTGATCAAGGAGATCGACGCCCGGCTCGGCTTCCTCCTCGATGTCGGTCTGGAGTACCTCTCGCTCTCGCGTGCCGCCGGGACGCTCTCCGGCGGTGAGGCCCAGCGGATCCGACTGGCCACCCAGATCGGCTCCGGTCTCGTCGGTGTCCTCTACGTCCTCGACGAGCCGAGCATCGGCCTGCACCAGCGGGACAACCACCGCCTCATCGAGACCCTCACCCGCCTGCGCGATCTGGGCAACACGCTCATCGTCGTGGAGCACGACGAGGACACGATCGCCTCGTCCGACTGGGTCGTCGACATCGGCCCCGGTGCGGGCGAGCACGGTGGTGACGTCGTGCACTCGGGGCCGCTGTCGCAACTGCTGACCAACGAGCGCTCGGCGACCGGGCGCTATCTTTCCGGCGACCTGGAGATCCCGCTGCCGACGTCTCGTCGTCCGCAGCGGCCCGGTCGGGAGCTGAGCGTGCGGGGTGCACGCGAGCACAACCTGCACGACATCGACGTGTGCTTCCCGCTCGGGAACTTCATCGCGATCACCGGTGTGTCCGGCTCGGGCAAGTCCACGCTCGTCAACGACATCCTCTACCGCGTGCTGGCCAACAAGCTCAACGGTGCCCGGCAGGTACCCGGTCGGCACAAGACCGTCACCGGTCTCGAGCACCTCGACAAGGTCGTCCACGTCGACCAGAGCCCCATCGGTCGGACACCGCGGTCGAATCCGGCGACCTACACGGGGGTCTTCGACCACGTGCGTCGGCTCTTCGCCGAGACGAGCGAGGCAAAGGTGCGTGGCTACCAGCCCGGCCGCTTCTCCTTCAACGTCAAGGGCGGTCGGTGCGACGCGTGCTCCGGCGACGGGACGTTGAAGATCGAGATGAACTTCCTGCCCGACGTGTACGTCCCGTGCGAGGTGTGCCACGGCGCCCGCTACAACCGCGAGACGCTGGAGGTGCACTTCAAGGGCAAGAACATCGCCGAGGTGCTCGACATGCCGATCGAGGAGGCGGAGGACTTCTTCGCCGCCGTCCCGGCGATCGCGCGCCACATGAAGACCCTCAACGCGGTCGGTCTGGGTTACGTCCGCCTCGGTCAACCCGCCACGACGCTCTCCGGCGGTGAGGCGCAGCGCGTCAAGCTCGCGTCGGAGCTGCAGAAGCGGTCCAACGGCCGCACCGTCTACGTGCTCGACGAGCCGACCACCGGTTTGCACTTCGAGGACATCCGCAAGCTCCTGCTCGTCCTCCAGGGCCTGGTGGACAAGGGCAACACCGTCCTGGTCATCGAGCACAACCTGGATGTCGTCAAGAGCGCCGACTGGGTCATCGACCTGGGTCCCGAGGGTGGTGATGGCGGCGGCCGGGTGGTCGCCACCGGGACCCCCGAAGGCGTGGCTGCCGGCTCGGACTCGTACACCGGGCAGTTCCTCGCGCCCGTCCTGGCGAAGTCGGACACCGTCCCGGTCATCGGTGAGCTCGTCGAGGACGAGCCTGCCACCCCGGCGAAGGGGGCGGGCAAGAAGAAGAACGCGAAGAAGTCGACGAAGAAGGCCGCCGCCACCCGGAAGGCCACGGCGGCGGCCGAGCCGACCGCCGCGAGGACGGCCTCGACACGGGCCCCGGCCGCGAAGAAGCCCGGGGTCTCCAGCGCCGCGAGTGCGGCGGCCAGACGGGCCAAGAAGGCAGGCTGA
- a CDS encoding Rieske (2Fe-2S) protein: MTTTRRQVMAVAAAGAAVPLAACGGSTEQVDSSQPVRIPVADVPEGGGLVMDGVVVTQPSAGEYKAFDARCPHQGCTVSEVTTRAIICPCHGSEFDPQSGDMTQGPATEGLDERTVTVEDDDVVVSRE, from the coding sequence GTGACGACGACACGACGTCAGGTCATGGCCGTGGCGGCCGCAGGCGCCGCGGTCCCGCTCGCCGCCTGCGGCGGCAGCACCGAGCAGGTCGATTCGTCACAGCCGGTGCGCATCCCGGTCGCGGACGTGCCCGAGGGGGGTGGCCTCGTCATGGACGGAGTCGTCGTCACCCAACCGAGCGCGGGCGAGTACAAGGCCTTCGACGCGCGCTGCCCCCACCAGGGGTGCACCGTCAGCGAGGTCACCACGCGCGCGATCATCTGTCCGTGCCACGGCAGCGAGTTCGACCCGCAGTCCGGTGACATGACCCAGGGCCCGGCCACCGAGGGGCTCGACGAGCGCACGGTGACCGTCGAGGACGACGACGTGGTCGTCTCCCGGGAGTAG